In the genome of Spirochaetia bacterium, one region contains:
- a CDS encoding LuxR C-terminal-related transcriptional regulator, with product MDEYCEAEEYADVLRLAQSMEGQTGAWSYLNRIPLDLLVQHTDLTVQCFLYNLANLDSERCRQISRRYQEECNDPGLLQVIQALDVYLNAENGIQPSMRVLPVDLLKNVGLGPVSQAMILVGNSTIQMEKMLYDEAEYGIELAVQTCSGANMFVTFFAYNQLAQVYEETGNLNKSLSCYAQTFRFCNAKAMISGIKINYFFGLAGVLMRRMELLEAGENIEKAASILRNQRYHLDIADITLQFHQSELLLLSGNIAEGQAGFEKLLNTYPTLSLFNLGRLVWEFACEGCLDPSMSSTFLRELGTDRRQYLQPFLRLLRARLLAGQGKEAEAMEEVDDVLAISRLKKNKLRLVEAGLLKIHLLTVGKKLTSEQREVMNLLREAIHYASADCILLPFYLERSVLLVPLSAFSSADRSMSKGELTFLRRVWQVCGYDGICGRLPEQLSVREQEVLEELALGITNKEIADRLCISLATVKTHVLSIFGKLGVSSRLMAV from the coding sequence ATGGATGAGTATTGTGAGGCTGAAGAATATGCAGATGTACTCCGCTTGGCACAGTCGATGGAAGGACAGACTGGGGCATGGAGCTATCTCAACAGGATTCCCCTTGATTTGCTCGTACAGCATACTGATCTTACGGTCCAGTGTTTCCTGTATAATCTTGCCAATCTGGACAGTGAACGTTGCAGGCAGATAAGCAGGAGATACCAGGAGGAATGCAATGACCCTGGCTTATTGCAGGTCATACAGGCTTTGGATGTGTATCTGAATGCAGAAAACGGCATTCAACCATCCATGCGTGTACTACCGGTGGATTTGCTCAAGAATGTTGGGCTCGGGCCTGTATCACAGGCAATGATATTGGTCGGTAATTCTACAATACAGATGGAGAAAATGCTTTATGACGAAGCAGAATATGGGATTGAGCTTGCTGTGCAGACTTGCTCCGGGGCCAATATGTTTGTTACGTTCTTTGCCTATAATCAGCTGGCACAGGTCTATGAAGAAACTGGAAATCTTAACAAAAGTCTGTCATGTTATGCCCAGACTTTCCGGTTCTGCAATGCCAAAGCAATGATTTCCGGTATCAAGATAAACTATTTCTTTGGATTGGCCGGGGTTCTGATGCGTAGGATGGAGCTCCTGGAGGCAGGCGAAAACATAGAAAAGGCTGCCTCGATATTACGGAACCAACGGTACCATCTGGATATTGCTGATATTACCTTGCAGTTCCATCAGTCAGAACTATTGTTGTTGTCCGGGAATATTGCAGAGGGACAGGCTGGATTTGAAAAACTGCTGAATACCTATCCTACGCTGTCATTGTTCAATCTTGGTCGTTTGGTTTGGGAATTTGCCTGTGAAGGATGTCTTGATCCTTCGATGTCTTCTACTTTTCTACGTGAACTAGGAACTGACCGACGTCAATACCTGCAGCCATTCCTGCGCCTTCTTCGTGCCCGTCTGCTTGCCGGTCAGGGCAAAGAAGCTGAAGCAATGGAAGAAGTTGATGATGTGTTGGCTATTTCTCGTCTGAAAAAAAACAAACTTCGCCTGGTAGAAGCCGGATTGCTCAAGATACATCTGCTGACAGTTGGGAAAAAGCTGACTAGCGAGCAACGTGAAGTGATGAACCTGCTCAGGGAAGCCATTCACTATGCAAGTGCAGATTGTATCCTTTTGCCATTTTATTTGGAAAGGTCAGTACTCTTGGTTCCATTGTCGGCCTTTTCATCAGCGGATCGCTCGATGTCGAAAGGTGAATTGACATTCCTAAGAAGGGTATGGCAAGTCTGTGGATACGATGGTATATGTGGACGGCTTCCTGAACAGCTGTCTGTAAGGGAACAGGAAGTACTGGAAGAACTGGCCTTGGGTATCACCAACAAAGAAATTGCGGATAGGCTTTGCATATCCTTGGCTACAGTGAAAACACATGTACTGAGTATCTTCGGAAAGCTTGGGGTGTCCTCCCGTCTTATGGCCGTGTAG
- a CDS encoding ABC transporter permease: MRRFTVLFRMDLTNLLKNPVLVFANTLFAAMLIIIMGLLAGGSYANMQDAYQYYLVSMLVFAMLDGAMTASNCFMERDIRRPNLRIIFSPAGSFSLWFSKIFSSFVFDWGLHLLLLAVLCPLLRVNLGSHPVAVILLMGPVEFASAALGGVFCCVLHSEESASSLLSTVITLLCIMGGPFSRRMAWDLPLRPFPGYPLCDGSTRDSLLWSATVAYAIHFLFLGWLRL; the protein is encoded by the coding sequence ATGAGACGCTTTACCGTACTGTTTCGTATGGACCTGACCAACCTGTTGAAAAATCCGGTCCTGGTCTTTGCAAATACCTTGTTTGCAGCAATGCTGATCATCATCATGGGATTGCTTGCCGGAGGAAGTTATGCGAACATGCAGGATGCATACCAATATTACTTGGTTTCCATGCTTGTCTTTGCAATGCTGGACGGGGCAATGACAGCTTCCAACTGCTTTATGGAACGGGATATCAGGCGCCCGAATCTGCGTATAATCTTTTCACCTGCAGGCAGTTTTTCACTTTGGTTTTCCAAGATATTTTCATCGTTCGTGTTTGACTGGGGGCTCCACCTGCTTTTGCTTGCTGTATTATGTCCCCTGCTGCGGGTGAACCTTGGCAGTCATCCGGTGGCAGTAATCCTGCTTATGGGACCTGTTGAATTTGCTTCGGCTGCGTTGGGGGGGGTCTTTTGCTGTGTGTTGCATAGTGAAGAGTCGGCAAGTTCGCTGTTGAGCACGGTAATCACTTTGCTATGTATCATGGGGGGACCTTTTTCCCGACGGATGGCTTGGGATCTGCCATTGCGGCCATTTCCAGGGTATCCCCTGTGCGATGGATCAACGAGGGATTCTTTACTTTGGTCAGCGACGGTAGCTTACGCTATACATTTCCTATTTTTGGGATGGCTGCGCTTGTAG
- a CDS encoding DNA adenine methylase, translating to MDNFLSPLRYPGGKCRLSGYIKELMLENDLCGGVYAEPYAGGAGVALDLLFSGYAKHIYINDLDPNIYAFWYSMLHDTNDFLSLLATTEATIENWYLQRAILAAPEDHASLLERGFATFFLNRCNRSGIIKAGPIGGKKQSGRWKIGARYHHANLAHRIEVIASYRDAITVTNEDCLDFLREKVPVFRKQKSLVYLDPPYYEKGRSLYLNAYEPTDHAEVSSFLHTEFSDLNWIISYDVCYPIAVLYGDFRCTEQILNYSISATRRKGKEFVFYAPSLKVPCGMPTIDPLDYLTARNEKSVENSLVNFHS from the coding sequence GGAGAACGATCTCTGTGGGGGCGTGTATGCAGAGCCGTATGCCGGTGGAGCTGGTGTTGCTCTTGATCTCCTTTTTTCTGGGTATGCCAAGCATATATACATAAATGACTTGGATCCGAATATTTATGCCTTTTGGTATTCTATGCTTCATGATACTAATGATTTTCTTTCATTGCTTGCGACTACAGAAGCAACTATTGAAAATTGGTATCTTCAGCGTGCAATACTTGCTGCTCCAGAAGATCATGCTTCCTTGTTGGAGCGAGGCTTTGCGACATTTTTTTTGAATAGATGCAACAGGTCCGGTATCATCAAGGCTGGCCCGATCGGTGGTAAAAAGCAGTCCGGACGATGGAAAATTGGTGCCAGGTATCATCATGCGAATCTTGCGCATCGTATTGAGGTGATAGCTAGCTACCGTGATGCCATTACTGTTACCAACGAGGACTGCTTGGATTTCCTCAGGGAGAAAGTTCCTGTCTTCAGAAAACAGAAAAGCCTTGTCTATCTTGATCCTCCATACTATGAAAAAGGTCGTAGCCTTTACCTGAATGCTTATGAACCGACGGACCATGCAGAAGTCTCCAGTTTCCTGCATACGGAATTCAGTGACTTGAACTGGATTATTTCCTATGATGTCTGCTATCCGATTGCTGTACTGTATGGTGATTTCAGATGTACTGAACAGATACTTAATTACAGTATTTCTGCCACGAGGCGAAAAGGGAAGGAATTTGTCTTCTATGCGCCGAGTCTCAAAGTCCCTTGCGGGATGCCGACGATTGATCCGTTGGATTACCTGACTGCACGAAATGAGAAATCCGTAGAAAATTCTTTGGTGAATTTCCATTCTTAA
- a CDS encoding ABC transporter ATP-binding protein, whose amino-acid sequence MTELLEVKHLTKSFGDAVVLNDFSFAVHSREILCILGPNGAGKSTTINILTAALGYDRGDIRFEGQPIGKELKSYRQSLGIVPQDIALYEQLSAEQNLRFFAALYGLHGRLLLEAVDKALIFAGLEKRRHDKVKTFSGGMKRRLNIACAIAHSPKLVIMDEPTVGIDPQSRNYILSSIRKLRDDGMTVIYTTHYLEEVEAISSRIIILDHGILIAEGTKESLKEHLANKKKYTIEVDGNGKVSHDAFFAIEGVQDVRMKGNAFEITSLTGVENLDKIIALLADHGEKIRNITSEDASLEMVFLELTGRRLRD is encoded by the coding sequence ATGACAGAACTTTTAGAAGTAAAGCATCTTACGAAAAGTTTCGGCGATGCTGTTGTGCTCAATGATTTCAGCTTTGCCGTACATAGCAGGGAAATACTGTGTATCCTGGGACCAAATGGGGCCGGCAAGTCTACAACAATCAATATACTGACTGCTGCACTTGGCTATGACCGTGGTGATATTCGCTTTGAGGGACAACCTATAGGAAAAGAGCTGAAATCATATAGACAATCCTTAGGAATTGTTCCCCAGGATATAGCATTATATGAACAGCTGAGCGCAGAGCAGAATCTCCGTTTCTTTGCTGCACTTTATGGATTGCATGGACGTTTGCTCTTAGAAGCCGTGGACAAAGCCTTGATATTTGCCGGACTTGAGAAAAGACGGCATGACAAGGTCAAGACTTTTTCCGGTGGAATGAAACGAAGGCTCAACATTGCCTGTGCCATAGCACATTCACCGAAATTGGTAATCATGGATGAACCTACCGTCGGGATAGACCCCCAGAGCCGGAATTATATTCTGTCTTCCATTAGAAAACTGCGAGATGATGGCATGACGGTCATCTATACTACCCACTACTTGGAGGAAGTCGAGGCTATTTCCTCACGGATCATTATCCTGGACCATGGGATACTCATTGCAGAAGGGACCAAGGAAAGTCTCAAGGAGCATTTGGCAAACAAGAAAAAGTACACTATTGAAGTAGATGGGAACGGCAAGGTATCCCATGATGCATTCTTTGCCATAGAAGGGGTACAGGATGTCAGGATGAAAGGCAATGCTTTTGAAATTACTTCCCTTACGGGTGTAGAGAATCTTGACAAGATCATTGCACTGCTTGCTGATCATGGGGAGAAGATCCGAAACATTACCAGTGAAGATGCAAGTCTGGAGATGGTATTCCTTGAATTGACCGGCAGAAGGCTGAGGGACTGA
- a CDS encoding ABC transporter permease, whose amino-acid sequence MKNFFAILKNDYLHTIPELVSFIVMTVFALCSILLAVYLTESPRPAAHVAFSSEAAQAIPLSENLKQLSVTVVGEKPPRSQFMEQKYDAYVTVDAAGGIHVDTLYGTSFRNQLLQLLEDPETTVTMETMRNVGVNIIGFMMMFLLMLSSSFMFVFADDNETGILRRIIAAPVSFGEYLAAHCVYCFSLFFPEYCLLCILKLAGINIGFSLGAYAGFMLVLGFLGLSFSLLLHTLFRKADNANMLGNAVTVLASILAGGFSAKATSHAVLDTVTRFLPQKALMDFAGQLAGGFPVSWISMGYVVVVSCTLFGISWYILGKSYIKAD is encoded by the coding sequence ATGAAAAATTTTTTTGCCATATTGAAAAATGATTATCTGCATACCATACCGGAACTTGTTTCTTTCATTGTCATGACGGTGTTTGCCCTTTGCTCGATTCTGCTTGCTGTCTATCTGACTGAAAGTCCCCGGCCTGCAGCTCATGTTGCCTTTTCATCCGAAGCTGCACAGGCTATTCCCTTGTCGGAAAACCTAAAACAACTGTCAGTGACTGTCGTAGGGGAAAAACCACCCCGGTCACAGTTCATGGAACAGAAGTATGATGCCTATGTTACCGTCGATGCAGCAGGAGGTATCCATGTCGATACACTCTATGGCACATCCTTTCGTAACCAATTGCTTCAGTTGCTTGAAGACCCGGAAACGACGGTGACGATGGAGACCATGCGGAATGTTGGTGTGAATATCATCGGCTTCATGATGATGTTTTTGCTTATGCTCTCCTCTTCCTTTATGTTTGTCTTTGCTGATGACAATGAAACTGGTATCCTGAGACGAATTATAGCTGCTCCTGTTTCCTTCGGAGAGTATCTTGCTGCGCATTGTGTCTATTGCTTCTCACTGTTTTTTCCTGAATATTGTCTTTTGTGTATCCTGAAACTGGCTGGTATCAACATCGGTTTTTCCCTTGGTGCCTATGCAGGTTTCATGTTGGTCCTTGGTTTCCTGGGGCTTTCTTTTTCCCTGTTGCTTCATACATTGTTCAGGAAAGCTGACAATGCAAATATGCTTGGCAATGCCGTGACGGTCTTGGCTTCGATATTGGCCGGAGGGTTTTCAGCCAAGGCAACTTCCCATGCCGTACTTGATACGGTAACCAGATTTCTGCCACAGAAGGCATTGATGGATTTTGCAGGACAACTGGCCGGTGGTTTTCCTGTATCATGGATATCTATGGGATATGTCGTTGTCGTTTCCTGTACATTGTTTGGAATTTCTTGGTATATCCTTGGAAAATCGTACATAAAAGCTGATTAG
- a CDS encoding PadR family transcriptional regulator: MSAIDLMLLGSLIDHPMNAYELKKQMEIARVSNWVKISSPAVYKNLVQLAGRGYLDTKVVKEGEMPEKTIYSVNGKGQKHFQALMETYSQKPGFVYIDFTAFISNLHHLEKPVAEQMLHDLQGKLYVKLKYMELVLEQEGGKSNEAKAIITLYVRMYELFYRWACDFHLDQ; this comes from the coding sequence ATGTCTGCCATTGACCTTATGTTGCTTGGTTCCTTGATTGACCATCCGATGAATGCCTATGAACTGAAAAAGCAGATGGAAATTGCACGGGTCAGCAATTGGGTAAAGATAAGCTCTCCTGCAGTTTACAAGAACTTGGTTCAGCTTGCCGGACGCGGTTATCTCGATACCAAGGTAGTCAAGGAAGGTGAGATGCCTGAAAAGACCATCTATTCAGTCAATGGAAAAGGACAGAAACATTTTCAGGCATTGATGGAGACCTATAGCCAAAAACCGGGGTTCGTTTATATTGATTTTACGGCTTTCATCAGTAATCTGCACCATCTGGAAAAACCTGTAGCAGAACAAATGCTCCATGATTTGCAGGGAAAACTCTACGTGAAACTGAAATATATGGAGCTTGTATTGGAGCAGGAAGGCGGTAAATCCAACGAGGCCAAGGCAATCATTACGCTTTATGTCAGGATGTATGAGCTGTTCTATCGCTGGGCCTGTGATTTTCATCTGGATCAGTGA
- a CDS encoding MFS transporter, whose protein sequence is MNGLIDKKKVVGIFIGLMTSLLLYALDTTVVSTAMKQIIGELHGMQYYAWPFTAYMLGSTIIIPICGEISDAYGDKPVFLAGIFVFLFGSVFCGCSRNLLWLVVARSVQGLGGGCIVSSVFTTVALLFPPQQRGKYTGLVTSGVASIIGPVVGGLVTDYLGWRWIFFLNLPLGIVAAVFIAVNLPDCKEDKSKDIDGNGIVLLVVSLLPFLLAFSLVETCFPWNSWFFKGLLIFAALGFVLFGWHETKTADPVISLSCLSDRAVSMSLVMAFLNQALMFAVILFLPYFVQVVMGSSATVSGIAITPMMIGLLLASNLSGQLISRIGKCKLLSIGAFLLSAGGMFLLSTLGANATYGTVVLYAVLTGFAIGINMPISNVNAQNAVPRERIGSITSSVMFCKNLGRTVGSAVYGAILANAMRVGLARLDMDHLPATLQAFVHNPTGLVNVRAVEKLQAYLPQDVLQQFNALLQQADHVLLAAVKDVFLAGMLTAIVGAFLMIFLKEALFEKKQ, encoded by the coding sequence ATGAATGGATTGATTGACAAGAAGAAAGTGGTGGGAATTTTCATTGGTCTGATGACAAGCCTTTTGCTTTACGCACTTGATACTACGGTCGTAAGTACTGCCATGAAACAAATTATAGGTGAGTTGCATGGCATGCAGTACTATGCATGGCCATTTACTGCCTATATGCTCGGATCGACGATAATCATTCCGATTTGTGGTGAGATTTCCGATGCCTATGGTGACAAACCGGTATTCCTTGCAGGAATCTTTGTATTTCTTTTTGGTTCTGTCTTCTGTGGTTGCTCTCGGAACCTGCTGTGGCTGGTAGTTGCCCGCAGTGTCCAGGGACTTGGAGGCGGTTGTATCGTCTCCAGTGTTTTTACTACCGTTGCATTGTTGTTTCCGCCGCAACAGCGTGGGAAGTATACAGGCTTGGTAACGTCCGGCGTTGCAAGCATCATCGGTCCTGTGGTCGGAGGATTGGTCACTGACTACTTGGGGTGGAGATGGATCTTTTTCCTGAATCTTCCGCTTGGCATTGTCGCCGCAGTATTCATCGCAGTGAATCTTCCTGATTGTAAGGAAGATAAGTCCAAGGATATTGACGGCAATGGCATTGTCTTGCTGGTTGTTTCCTTGTTGCCGTTTCTTCTTGCATTCAGTCTGGTGGAGACTTGCTTTCCATGGAATTCCTGGTTTTTCAAGGGGTTGTTGATATTTGCTGCTCTCGGATTTGTCCTGTTCGGATGGCATGAAACGAAGACTGCAGATCCTGTCATTTCTCTGTCTTGCCTTTCGGACAGAGCAGTCAGTATGTCGTTGGTCATGGCATTTCTCAATCAGGCACTTATGTTTGCCGTCATTCTTTTCCTGCCATACTTTGTCCAAGTGGTAATGGGGTCCTCGGCAACAGTGTCCGGCATTGCCATTACTCCTATGATGATCGGCCTATTGCTTGCAAGCAATCTTTCCGGGCAGTTGATTTCTCGGATCGGAAAATGCAAGTTGCTTTCCATCGGTGCCTTTCTCCTGTCGGCTGGGGGGATGTTCCTGCTGTCGACCTTGGGAGCGAATGCAACCTATGGAACCGTCGTGTTGTATGCAGTCTTGACGGGGTTTGCAATCGGAATCAACATGCCGATCAGCAATGTAAATGCCCAGAATGCTGTCCCACGTGAAAGAATCGGCAGTATTACTTCGTCTGTTATGTTCTGTAAGAACTTGGGGCGGACAGTAGGTTCTGCAGTCTATGGAGCAATCCTTGCGAATGCAATGCGCGTAGGACTGGCTCGGCTCGATATGGACCATCTGCCTGCTACCCTTCAGGCTTTTGTCCATAATCCTACCGGTTTGGTCAATGTCCGAGCTGTTGAAAAACTGCAGGCATATTTGCCACAGGATGTGTTGCAGCAGTTCAATGCATTGTTACAACAGGCAGATCATGTCCTGCTTGCTGCAGTGAAAGACGTATTTCTCGCCGGCATGCTGACTGCAATTGTCGGTGCATTCCTGATGATTTTCCTGAAGGAAGCCTTGTTCGAGAAAAAACAGTAA